A single Nicotiana tabacum cultivar K326 chromosome 5, ASM71507v2, whole genome shotgun sequence DNA region contains:
- the LOC107809146 gene encoding subtilisin-like protease SBT3, giving the protein MTPLPLLLFSWFLLCLSLSLGISAQRSTYIVHLDKSFMPKIFASHQNWHSSIINNIKIEVPTTPNDHHPVPKIVYSYDNVIHGFSAVLSKDELEALKKSSGFLSAYKDRTVEAHTTHTSEFLKLNPASGLWPASGFGQDVIIGVLDSGIWPESASFRDDGLSEIPKKWKGICKPGTEFNSSLCNRKLIGANYFNKGILADDPSVNISMNSARDTRGHGTHVASTAAGSFAKGASYFGYAPGTARGIATRARIAVYKFSFEEGTFTSDLIAAMDQAVADGVDILTISYGYVKIPLYEDSIAIASFGAMMKGVLVTASAGNSGPEMGTLNNGVPWIFTVASCSTDRSFSGTLTLGNGLKITGFSLFPVRTMIKDFPVLYNESISPCDSSDLLSQVPNARRSIMICYSVAVEVEEQMAAISESKFGGAIYISDDPDALISNFFPNPGVVISIKEGKQVIDYALKGVKPKASISFQETRTDVKPAPVVSAFSSRGPSRSYLRVAKPDIIAPGELILAAWPSNVSAAVIGVNTFLDSDYRLESGTSMAAPHIAGIAAMLKGVHPEWIPSAIRSAMMTTANPLDNTEKPIKTADDNKDATSLAMGAGVVDPNRAVDPGLIYDATPQHYVNLLCSMNLTVEQFKTIARSSAKHNCSNPSNDINYPSFIALFSPYGNYTWLEQKFKRTVTNVGAGAATYKVKVKAPENSTISLFPQTLVFEKKNQKQEYTLTIRYKGVVEDQAQSGAITWVEENGHHTVSSPIVVAPEIDAWT; this is encoded by the coding sequence ATGACACCACTACCTCTTCTCCTGTTTTCTTGGTTTCTTTTGTGTCTTTCTTTGTCTTTAGGAATCTCAGCACAGAGGTCTACTTATATTGTCCATTTGGACAAGTCTTTTATGCCTAAAATCTTTGCTAGTCACCAAAACTGGCATTCatccattattaacaacatcaaGATTGAGGTTCCCACTACTCCAAATGATCATCATCCAGTTCCAAAGATTGTATATTCTTATGATAATGTCATTCATGGATTTAGTGCTGTTTTGTCTAAAGATGAACTTGAAGCTCTCAAGAAATCATCAGGCTTTCTTTCAGCTTATAAAGATAGGACTGTTGAAGCTCACACTACTCATACTTCTGAGtttcttaagctcaatcctgcttCTGGTCTATGGCCAGCTTCTGGTTTTGGTCAAGATGTTATTATTGGTGTACTTGACTCTGGTATCTGGCCAGAATCTGCCAGTTTCAGGGATGATGGATTGTCTGAAATTCCCAAAAAGTGGAAGGGAATATGCAAGCCAGGAACAGAGTTCAATTCCTCATTGTGCAACAGGAAACTCATTGGAGCAAATTATTTCAATAAGGGGATTTTGGCTGATGATCCTAGTGTAAATATTTCCATGAATTCTGCAAGGGATACGAGAGGTCATGGCACCCATGTTGCCTCCACTGCTGCTGGTAGTTTTGCTAAAGGAGCTTCATATTTTGGATATGCTCCTGGAACAGCAAGAGGTATCGCGACACGAGCTAGGATAGCTGTGTATAAGTTTAGCTTTGAAGAAGGGACCTTTACTTCAGATTTAATTGCTGCTATGGATCAAGCTGTTGCAGATGGTGTTGATATACTGACCATTTCGTATGGGTATGTTAAAATTCCATTGTATGAAGATTCTATTGCAATAGCTTCTTTTGGTGCCATGATGAAAGGTGTCTTAGTCACTGCTTCAGCTGGAAATAGTGGTCCTGAAATGGGAACTTTAAATAATGGAGTCCCGTGGATCTTTACCGTGGCATCATGCAGTACTGACCGATCATTTTCAGGGACTTTAACTCTTGGGAATGGCTTAAAGATTACTGGATTTAGCTTGTTTCCAGTGAGAACCATGATCAAGGATTTTCCTGTGCTTTACAACGAAAGTATATCTCCTTGTGATTCATCTGACCTATTATCCCAAGTCCCTAATGCTAGACGTAGCATCATGATTTGTTATAGCGTTGCAGTAGAAGTAGAGGAACAAATGGCGGCCATCTCAGAGTCAAAATTTGGAGGAGCCATCTATATATCTGATGATCCAGATGcattgatatccaattttttcccAAACCCTGGAGTTGTCATTAGCATCAAGGAAGGGAAGCAGGTGATCGACTATGCATTAAAAGGTGTAAAACCTAAAGCCAGCATCAGTTTCCAGGAAACACGCACGGATGTAAAGCCTGCTCCAGTTGTTTCTGCATTTTCCTCGAGAGGCCCTTCTAGAAGCTATCTGCGAGTTGCAAAGCCTGATATTATAGCACCAGGAGAGTTGATTTTAGCAGCCTGGCCATCGAACGTTTCAGCTGCAGTTATTGGTGTCAATACCTTTTTGGATAGTGATTACAGACTTGAATCAGGCACTTCAATGGCTGCTCCTCACATTGCTGGAATTGCTGCAATGCTAAAAGGAGTACATCCTGAATGGATTCCTTCAGCTATTCGATCTGCCATGATGACCACTGCCAACCCTTTGGATAATACTGAAAAACCCATCAAAACAGCGGATGATAACAAGGATGCTACATCATTAGCCATGGGAGCAGGAGTCGTTGATCCAAACCGTGCAGTTGATCCAGGCCTAATATATGATGCCACTCCACAACACTATGTGAACCTTCTCTGCTCTATGAATTTGACAGTAGAGCAATTCAAAACAATTGCTAGATCATCAGCTAAGCACAACTGCTCAAATCCATCCAATGATATAAATTACCCATCATTTATTGCTCTCTTTAGCCCATACGGGAACTACACTTGGTTGGAGCAGAAATTCAAGAGGACAGTCACAAATGTTGGAGCTGGTGCAGCTACGTACAAAGTAAAAGTGAAAGCACCGGAAAACTCAACAATTTCTCTCTTTCCGCAGACCTTGGTGTTTGAGAAGAAAAATCAGAAGCAGGAGTACACTCTGACCATACGTTACAAGGGCGTTGTGGAAGATCAAGCACAATCTGGTGCAATCACTTGGGTGGAAGAGAATGGCCACCACACAGTAAGCAGTCCTATAGTAGTAGCACCAGAGATTGATGCCTGGACCTGA